In Magnolia sinica isolate HGM2019 chromosome 12, MsV1, whole genome shotgun sequence, a single genomic region encodes these proteins:
- the LOC131220224 gene encoding uncharacterized protein LOC131220224, protein MVNTRFKTSFCNICFCNFNILRDCPNDIKEAVSTLIFVAARCADLPELQTLRKLFGECYVNDFAMGAEEFFASLGMMKFLFSLLLHGVMETAYLYSRNNLEIIKFIAMDMLV, encoded by the exons atGGTTaatacaagatttaagacatccttttgCAATATCTGCTTCTGCAACTTCAACATACTAAG GGATTGCCCCAATGACATTAAGGAAGCAGTCTCAACTCTAATATTTGTTGCTGCAAGATGTGCAGATTTGCCTGAGCTTCAAACGCTACGAAAACTATTTGGAGAGTGTTACGTGAATGATTTTGCTATGGGCGCTGAAGAATTTTTTGCTTCCCTCGGCATGATGAAATTCTTATTCAGCTTGTTGCTACATGGAGTCATGGAAACAGCATATCTGTATAGTAGGAataacttggaaatcattaaGTTTATAGCCATGGACATGCTCGTTTGA